GGGGGCTGCCGCACTTCCCGAACAAACAGACCGGCGGCAGCTGGTACCGGGCGCCGTTCTTGGTCACCGACAACGCCTACGTGCCCTTCGAGCCGAACACCGAGCTGCAGTTCGACGCCCCGTCGACCGCGCAGTTCCTGTTCAACGGCGCCTTCGCGGAACGGGACGAGTACTAGATGCACACCGACAAGACGATGATCAAGGTCACGGTGTTCACCGTGACCATGCTGCTGGTGGCCGGTGCGCTGGTGGTGATCTTCGGGGAGTTCCGGTTCGCGGCCGGCCACACCTACCACGCCACGTTCGCCACCGCCTCCCGGCTCAAGTCCGGCCAGGACGTGCGGATCGCCGGGGTGCCGGTGGGCAGCGTCAAATCGGTGAAACTGCAGCCGGACAACACCGTCGACGTCGCCTTCGACGTCAACAAGCGCTACCAGCTCTACACCTCCTCGCAGGCGCTGATCCGCTACGAGAACCTGGTCGGGGACCGCTACTTGGAGATCACCTCCGGACCCGGGGAACTGGCGAAGCTCGCGCCGGGAGGCACGCTGCCACAAGACAACACGCAACCGGCGCTCGACCTCGACGCGTTGCTGGGCGGGCTCAAACCGGTGCTCAAGGGTCTCGACGGCAGCAAGGTCAACGAGATCAGCGGCGCGATCATCGAACTGCTGCAGGGCAACGACGGGGCGCTGTCGCAGATGCTGGCCTCCACCAGCGCGTTCAGCCGCTCCCTGGCGGCCCGCGACGAGCTCATCGGCGACGTCGTCACCAACCTCAACACCGTGCTGGGCACCGTCGACGCCAAGAGCGAGGAGTTCGACGCCAGCGTCGACCGCCTCCAGCAGCTGATCACCAGCCTGGCCGAGGGACGCGACCCGATCGCCGGGGCGATTGCGCCGTTGGCCTCCGCGGAGAACGACCTGACCGACATGCTGGTCGAGGGCCGCCGGCCGGTGCAGGGGGTGCTGGAGAACGTCCGGCCGCTGGCCACCGAGCTCGATGACCGCAAGGACGAGGTCAACGACGTGGTCGAGAACCTCGCCGAGAA
This sequence is a window from Mycolicibacillus parakoreensis. Protein-coding genes within it:
- a CDS encoding MCE family protein; the protein is MHTDKTMIKVTVFTVTMLLVAGALVVIFGEFRFAAGHTYHATFATASRLKSGQDVRIAGVPVGSVKSVKLQPDNTVDVAFDVNKRYQLYTSSQALIRYENLVGDRYLEITSGPGELAKLAPGGTLPQDNTQPALDLDALLGGLKPVLKGLDGSKVNEISGAIIELLQGNDGALSQMLASTSAFSRSLAARDELIGDVVTNLNTVLGTVDAKSEEFDASVDRLQQLITSLAEGRDPIAGAIAPLASAENDLTDMLVEGRRPVQGVLENVRPLATELDDRKDEVNDVVENLAENYMRLNALGAYGSFFNIYYCSIRLKFNGPAASDILIPFGGPADPSKGRCSPVKD